Part of the Amphiura filiformis chromosome 9, Afil_fr2py, whole genome shotgun sequence genome is shown below.
ATCAATTTCAAGAGTAACTGCTCCCTGGTTGCTGGCTGAGATGTCCTTATCAGAACCTGATGGAGAGCCTCCACTTTGCCCGGGAGAACTATATCGTGCAACTTCTTGTATTTCAGTAAGCTGATCCTGCCTGTTGGACACAGTCGGTTCACTATTCGCTACCTGGATGCCTTGAGTATATTCCATGAGTTCATTAGGTGATTTATCACCGTTTGGCCACGTCAACGACTTCTTTTTCAGCGACTTCCCATTTTTCTCACTTGTGTCCAGATTATTATTGATTACACCACCAGGTTCATTTGTGACATCGTCGTAAACATTCATGTACATCTGATCGGCAGTTGTATCGCTTATTGATGTAGCGACACTTGATATGGATAGTGTGCTTTCTGTGCTCACACCACTTGATCCCAAGTTAGACGAGAGATTTGATTTGCTCTCATTCAAAGTACTATTAAATAGCTGGGAATCGAGAGATCCACCTTCCATATCCGTCACCGATCTCTTACGCTCTTGAGTTGGGTCACTTCGCGACCTTCCATTGGTTTCTCCATTGCTTCCGCTTCCATCCAACGAGGATTGTCCAGTAGTGGCATACTTTTTCCGTCTGCGATTACTGGGAGCAATAGGTGCATCAACTTTTTCACTCTTTAGTTCTATGTATGTGGCACCGGATCCAGTGAGTTTATGAGTAACTTGCTTTCCACCTATTGTTATTTCTGTAATCCTTTGTTTTGTGTTCAACGGCTTCAAATTTGCTTTAAGAGTAAATTTTGCATTCGCTTCACGTTCTAGTTCCTCTTTTTATTTTTAGGAGTATTTCAGGGACCTCTGGAACAAATTTTCCAGCTTTTCTTGTCCTTCTAGGAGTCAATTCAGCGTTAGGCCATTCATGGGCTTCGCTTAAAACACATCCTTCATCATCACCCAGTTCACTTGGTTCTGGAGACATCGGCGGAGTAATTTGAACTTCAGCATAGTTATTAAACGATCTTCCACGCATTTTTGCAGTTAAATCTTGCAAATTTCTCACTGGGGAAGCTGGTGCACTCATCGGTGCACTTAAATCCATGGTGATAGGCAATCTGGTTTCAGATGAAGATCTTTTAGTAAAAGTCCTAGTTTCGGTTTGTCTCAGTCCTTCTAAAGTTGGTCTGCCCAAGCGCAGGTTACTAAAATCCACGCGAATCGACATCTTGGCACAGTCCGTTTCAGTGAACACTGAATTACTTGGGGAGGTTTGACCTCTGTCAGCCATATCATTTGATCTTTCCGACTCGGATATATCTCCCAAAGTTTCTTCTTCAAACACTGCTTTCAAACTTTGACCTGGATAAGGGAAATCCTTGCGATACAGCGTAGGGCTTGTCAGTTCATAGTCCGCTCCTGGTGAAAGTGATTTTGGCTGGCTAGTGGATCTACGCATAGCTTCATTAAATTCCTTTTCCAAGGCATGGAGATCCTTCGGTTCTATAGCTCCAGTGCTCGACACACTTGATCTTCGACTTGTAGAGCGTGAACTTATTGGACTAAGATCCTCAAACGACTGCAAGTTTTTCCTTGATACTTTTGCCAATCTGGAAACAGCCAATGGTTTAAAAGGTCTACCTAGTGACAAACTTCCGGACAGCGGAGGGCTAGCAGACTGGGAGCGTGCTTTGGATTTTCTCTCCTGAGAGTCACCCTCATTATTATGAGTCACTGTACTTGGTGTTTTATCCTCAGCATTTTGCCGTTTTGCACGAGTTTTTTCGATGGAATTTCTCAAATCAAGCGTAGGGCATGTGTTCGATCGTTGCAATCTGGCTTCTGCTCTTGCCCTTGCTTGCAGCGCTAACGTTTGCGGTGGTTCTGCACAGTTATTATGTGATATTCCTTCTGTAGTGTTATCGCATTGAACTTGATTAGTCACTGCTTGCTGGGTAATTGGTGAATTAATAGAACCCTTTACATGCAAGTCCTGTGTGTTCCTATCACTCAAATGGCTTAGTTCCTGTGTTGGTGAATTACCCTTCCCGGGTACAAGAACTTGTTTCCTATCTCGTTGCTGTGGTGACCTGTCACCATGAGAACCAAAACTTCCGCTATTGTTGTTGACATTTTTGTCCCAGTGTGATTCCAACGGTGTTACAGTATCATTCACTTGTACAGCTAGATTGTGCTGCTGTCCCGTGTCGTTGTATTTCAACTGGGCCTCACGTCTGTcccgtgatgatgatgatgaactatGTAAAACATCTACACTTGGTTTGATATGTTGTTTTGCATGTGTCTTATTGGATGATGTTAATGCATTCTGTTCAGGTTCAAGTGATGATGATTTCTTTCCACTTAACTCGGCTGCAGTCGTCTTCCCGTCAGTCGTAATCATTCTATCTCCAGCTGGTGTTGCCGGGGGCTCCGATTTATCATCTgcatcttcctcctcctcctcctcctgagCAGCATCGTTGGATAAACTCCATCCGAGTTCACGAGCAAGAAGATAACTACGACTTGCATTAATTCTTGAAGCAGCCGTCGCCGTATGCGGCGGACTTTCGCATTCCTGTCGTTGATTTATAAGCAAAGTATTTTTATTATCCCGTGGATCAGCTGTTTTGCGGTGCGGAAAATCCAAATCCACGACGTGATCGTACGCAGAATGAAGATGTTGGTGTCCACCATATTGTGCTCTTTGAGCCATCATTGAGTCATGAGAAAACTTACGTCGCAATTCCGAGTGAATAGCACTGATTTGTTTATTTTCCGACACAATGCTGTTCGTTTCCTTGAATGCACACTCAATAGCGGCGGCCTCTTGAGCATGAGCACGGACAAATCCGTTGATTTACCTAAGGATTTCTGAAAACACGAATCGGCCAACTCCCATGATTTGCTGTTGTGATTGCATTTGCAACCCACAACGTGGTATTGGGGTCCGCATACCCATCCATCATCCCAGTAATCCGGGTTTATTTTCCAACTACTTGGTCCTTTTACTAATCGTGGGTCCTCCACACGACCTAAATCCACACTTGAACTGCGGTATCTTGTGTATCTTCCCAATGGTCCAGAGCCAGACGACCAGAGCAACACCCCAGATTTACCTTGATTCGACGTTAGCACTGTCTGTTCACATGCCCTTGGCCTGTGCGTGTCATTACTATTCCCCGTCCACGCCTCGCTAGTTTGCAAACTTGGCCCACTACCTCCCGCTGCCTTTGGTAACTTGAGCAGCGATTGCTGAAAGCAGCCAGATTTTTCTATCTCGGTAGTGAACTTAGGTAAAGAAGCAACAATAGGTCCTGAGGAGTTCTCTTGTCTTTTGCTTTGGTCCGAGTCGGTTTCTTCAGTTGGTAACGGCACGAATGGATCAGCTGATACCTTTAGGTTATCACAGAGTTCAGACGAGTTAGCCACATTTTCATTAATATGTAAGCGGCCGCTTTGGCTGAAATGATTTTGGTCATAGCTTCGCACCGTGCTATCACTAGCAGCTATTTCAGTCATCTGTACAGCTTTTGGCACAAGGCTGTAGAGTTCACCACCACACGCAAACTTTTGCCTATTCCACTAATCACGTTGGAATTTGTTGCCTCCTATATTCCTCCTCCCACTTTTCACCGGACACTTCAAATCACACTTCAAATACACACACATTAAACAAGCTAGCAGTCGACTCCAATTGAATATATATTGCCGATTCGACGAGTAAACATCAGTTCCATAAATCACACGCACGCGTCGAGTTTATAACTTTATTCCTTTATTATAACTAATAAACAGAAATGATGATTTGCAGGTGATGAGTAAATTGACTTTTCTAAAAACCGTTCCGTATACAATCGGGTTCTGTTTACTAGTGAGATGTAGAGATAGTTGTATACACTCGTCTCTGCTTCCACATGTTCCAGGGTAGTCCATAAGAGAGCGGAGATTTATCGATGCTTCTTTTTTACACCTCAGCCCGATCTCTTATTTTAATATCCTCAGTGTTTTGCTTTCACCGGTTGGTCAATTTAATAACTCAAATTACCAACGTCAAACATCCGGAATCATTCGGCACGACATCAcacacaaaatataaatattatatttgtCTCGTCATGAAGAGTATAGGCAATCAATTCAAGTTGTAAGTAGTGGAGCTGCAAAAATAAATCGAGCAATTAGACTGCAATACATATTATTTCCAATATGAAAAACACCAAGTCCTTGGAGCTGCAGCTGAGGCATGAAAGTTACCCATGTGCAACTTGCACCAGTGAAAGTGTGTGTGCATTATAATAAAGCATGGAGAATAATAAACCCTCTCAGATATTTTACTGTTTTAAAAGTTAACACTATGCGGGCGATATAGTTATAACCCTGGTCAAAATGTCACGTCAAATATAACACGGCGACAAGAGGTGATGAAAACCACGTTGTTTATTATGATGACGGAAAGCAGTCGATTTTACATCTCGGTAAAAAAAAGCGTTGAGCAATTCCCGAAAGTGAACACGGGGCCGGCGATATATACACCAAACACTCACGACTCACTCAGCTGATATTGTTGTGTTGATAAAAATCAATTCCATTTTCTTCACATCCACGGTACAAGTGTCATCACCTATACAGATATGTCGTGTCGCATGTATTGTCATGCAAATGATCCTTTTTTGAGTCAAGAAATGACCGGTATGTTTATAGAACGAATGGTCCAGTAAGCACCATCAGATTATACAAACTAATGCGATTATAAGCGACAAAAAGTAATAAATATCCGGTAACTAATATAATGAGGTCCGTTATATATATTTCACTCGATTCAACAACTGGCTGTATACAACTTACAAGGTCGATGTATTTTATATGTCTTCTTCTTTGTAAACTATACCAAAGTCTACAATTACAGCTTTTAAAGACGCACACCtatatgcaaattttgccaaGGTATATGTTTACAGAAACTGATAAGGGTCGTATGATTAACTCCTTTAATTCCAAATACCTCAACAAATGAGCGGC
Proteins encoded:
- the LOC140161160 gene encoding uncharacterized protein, with translation MMAQRAQYGGHQHLHSAYDHVVDLDFPHRKTADPRDNKNTLLINQRQECESPPHTATAASRINASRSYLLARELGWSLSNDAAQEEEEEEDADDKSEPPATPAGDRMITTDGKTTAAELSGKKSSSLEPEQNALTSSNKTHAKQHIKPSVDVLHSSSSSSRDRREAQLKYNDTGQQHNLAVQVNDTVTPLESHWDKNVNNNSGSFGSHGDRSPQQRDRKQVLVPGKGNSPTQELSHLSDRNTQDLHVKGSINSPITQQAVTNQVQCDNTTEGISHNNCAEPPQTLALQARARAEARLQRSNTCPTLDLRNSIEKTRAKRQNAEDKTPSTVTHNNEGDSQERKSKARSQSASPPLSGSLSLGRPFKPLAVSRLAKVSRKNLQSFEDLSPISSRSTSRRSSVSSTGAIEPKDLHALEKEFNEAMRRSTSQPKSLSPGADYELTSPTLYRKDFPYPGQSLKAVFEEETLGDISESERSNDMADRGQTSPSNSVFTETDCAKMSIRVDFSNLRLGRPTLEGLRQTETRTFTKRSSSETRLPITMDLSAPMSAPASPVRNLQDLTAKMRGRSFNNYAEVQITPPMSPEPSELGDDEGCVLSEAHEWPNAELTPRRTRKAGKFVPEVPEILLKIKRGTRT